A window from uncultured Desulfobacter sp. encodes these proteins:
- a CDS encoding lysophospholipid acyltransferase family protein produces the protein MNDLFKIAYQPYKWIVVIPAMALNTLVMALICIVVGAVFGPDKADAMAVIWARIFCTIALIRVRIQGRQNYDPRAPYVVVANHKSMADIPALHGYTGLIIKWVMKMELKKIPVFGTACSFLGCIYVNRSNGQAAVESIKEAKKKLSDKASVLFFAEGTRSRGELLPFKKGAFIFAMTSGLPVLPVTIKNSEHILPSDTLDLMPGTVDLIIHPPVHIPNCSKADLNKKIEQVHQTIAGAL, from the coding sequence GTGAACGACTTATTTAAAATAGCATATCAGCCCTACAAATGGATTGTTGTGATCCCGGCCATGGCATTAAACACCTTGGTCATGGCGCTGATCTGCATCGTTGTGGGGGCTGTTTTTGGCCCGGACAAGGCCGATGCCATGGCCGTAATCTGGGCCAGAATATTTTGTACCATTGCTCTCATCCGGGTCCGGATCCAGGGCCGCCAAAATTACGATCCACGCGCACCCTATGTGGTGGTGGCCAACCATAAAAGCATGGCGGACATCCCTGCCCTGCATGGATACACAGGGCTCATCATCAAATGGGTGATGAAAATGGAGCTTAAAAAAATTCCGGTTTTCGGCACCGCCTGCTCGTTTCTTGGGTGCATCTATGTCAACAGATCCAATGGACAGGCTGCCGTGGAATCCATAAAGGAGGCAAAAAAAAAATTGTCCGACAAAGCCAGCGTACTTTTTTTTGCCGAAGGGACGAGATCCAGGGGCGAGCTTCTGCCCTTTAAAAAAGGTGCATTCATCTTTGCCATGACATCGGGGTTGCCGGTTCTGCCGGTCACCATTAAGAATTCAGAACATATTCTTCCCTCTGACACATTGGATCTTATGCCGGGGACTGTGGACTTGATCATCCACCCCCCAGTGCATATTCCAAACTGCAGCAAGGCAGATCTGAATAAAAAAATTGAGCAGGTTCACCAGACCATTGCCGGGGCGCTTTAA
- the mraY gene encoding phospho-N-acetylmuramoyl-pentapeptide-transferase — MFYQFLYPLHDLNTAFNIFRYITFRTIYGGLTAFIICFILGPFVIRRLQIMHFGQIIQTDGPQSHLKKQGTPTMGGIMILFSIFVSTFLWGNFTNHYVSILLLVTLLFGAIGFFDDYLSLTKKTNMGFTAKSKFLLQILSGLLIGFLIYSSPDFNAVLTVPFFKNVAIDLGVFYIPFACLVIVGTSNAVNLTDGLDGLAIGPFIVASFTYMLFAYVAGHAEFAQYLHVRHIPAAGEVSVICGILAGAGMGFLWFNAHPAQIFMGDTGSIPLGAILGTIAVVTKQEIMLVLVGGLFVMEAGSVILQVGYFKLTHGKRIFRMAPLHHHFELKGWHESKVIVRFWIISITLAALSLSTLKIR, encoded by the coding sequence ATGTTTTACCAGTTTTTATACCCGTTACATGATCTGAATACCGCATTTAATATTTTTCGGTATATTACCTTCCGCACCATATACGGGGGACTGACCGCCTTTATCATCTGCTTTATCCTCGGCCCTTTTGTGATCCGGCGCCTGCAGATCATGCACTTTGGCCAGATCATCCAGACCGACGGCCCCCAGTCCCACTTGAAAAAACAGGGCACCCCCACCATGGGCGGCATCATGATTTTGTTTTCCATTTTTGTTTCCACCTTTTTATGGGGAAATTTCACCAACCATTACGTTAGCATATTACTGCTGGTCACCCTGCTTTTCGGCGCCATCGGTTTTTTTGATGATTACCTGTCGCTGACAAAAAAAACCAATATGGGATTCACGGCAAAAAGTAAATTCCTGCTCCAGATTCTGTCAGGCCTGCTCATCGGTTTTCTGATTTACAGCAGCCCGGACTTTAACGCCGTACTCACCGTACCGTTTTTCAAAAACGTGGCCATTGATCTGGGTGTGTTTTACATTCCCTTTGCCTGCCTGGTGATTGTGGGCACATCCAATGCCGTCAACCTCACCGACGGCCTGGACGGCCTGGCCATCGGGCCATTTATCGTGGCATCCTTCACCTATATGCTGTTTGCCTATGTGGCGGGTCATGCCGAATTTGCACAATATCTTCATGTCCGGCACATTCCGGCCGCCGGTGAAGTCTCGGTCATCTGCGGCATCCTGGCAGGCGCAGGCATGGGATTTTTATGGTTCAATGCCCATCCGGCCCAGATTTTCATGGGCGATACCGGATCAATCCCCCTGGGAGCGATCCTGGGCACCATTGCCGTGGTCACCAAACAGGAGATCATGCTGGTGCTGGTAGGCGGACTGTTTGTCATGGAAGCAGGCTCCGTGATTCTTCAGGTGGGTTATTTTAAACTCACCCACGGCAAGAGAATATTCAGAATGGCACCCTTGCATCACCATTTTGAACTGAAAGGCTGGCATGAATCCAAGGTTATTGTCCGGTTCTGGATTATTTCCATTACCCTGGCTGCCCTCTCCCTAAGTACGTTGAAGATAAGATAA
- the rsmH gene encoding 16S rRNA (cytosine(1402)-N(4))-methyltransferase RsmH: MGFEHTSVMPNQVHAYQNLKPGDVCVDCTLGGCGHATATLKAIGSDGLLIGIDQDMDAITNARNVLHGFEDNVRLYHNNFSDLPDILKDAGIDGVNSILLDLGFSLNQLTQSKRGFSFKKNEPLDMRMDVRNSLTAYQVINTYSEKQLADIFFKYGEERFSRRLARAITEKRASTPIATSLELAGILESAMPGRAKAAQKIHPATRVFQALRIEVNQELERLERFMQAVPSMLVKGGRISIISFHSLEDRIVKQQLRAFENGCTCPRQFPHCVCGFVKQMESVTRKPVTADPDELKANPMARSAKLRVAQKI; the protein is encoded by the coding sequence ATGGGTTTCGAACACACTTCCGTCATGCCGAATCAGGTGCATGCATATCAAAATCTTAAACCCGGAGACGTATGTGTGGACTGCACCCTGGGCGGATGCGGACACGCCACGGCAACACTCAAGGCCATCGGTTCTGACGGGTTGCTCATCGGCATTGACCAGGACATGGATGCCATCACCAACGCCCGGAATGTACTTCACGGTTTTGAGGACAATGTCAGGCTGTACCATAACAACTTCAGCGATCTCCCCGACATTCTTAAAGATGCCGGTATCGACGGGGTTAACAGCATCCTTCTTGATTTGGGCTTCTCACTCAACCAGCTGACCCAAAGCAAACGCGGGTTCAGCTTTAAAAAAAATGAACCATTGGATATGCGGATGGATGTCCGCAATTCGTTAACCGCATACCAGGTGATAAACACATATTCGGAAAAACAATTGGCTGATATTTTTTTCAAATACGGGGAAGAGCGATTTTCAAGACGATTGGCACGGGCAATCACTGAAAAAAGAGCATCTACCCCCATTGCCACCAGCCTGGAACTTGCCGGAATCCTTGAAAGCGCCATGCCAGGCCGGGCAAAGGCAGCCCAGAAAATTCATCCGGCCACCCGGGTATTCCAGGCCCTGCGCATTGAGGTCAACCAGGAGCTTGAACGCCTGGAAAGGTTCATGCAGGCAGTTCCGTCCATGCTGGTCAAGGGGGGGCGTATCAGCATCATCTCCTTTCACTCCCTGGAAGACCGTATTGTCAAACAGCAGCTGAGGGCCTTTGAAAACGGATGTACCTGCCCGAGACAATTTCCCCACTGTGTATGTGGATTTGTAAAACAAATGGAATCGGTCACCCGGAAACCTGTGACGGCGGACCCCGACGAACTTAAAGCAAACCCCATGGCAAGAAGCGCCAAGCTGCGGGTGGCACAAAAAATATAA
- a CDS encoding UDP-N-acetylmuramoyl-L-alanyl-D-glutamate--2,6-diaminopimelate ligase → MQLTEILNTTEVVLTPDQDQAGIGNTSITHITCDSRQVGPGSLFIAVDGHAADGHNYIAQALDQGAAAVLAQRIPQEVSPELARQIVLSKNTRKDTAIAAANFFGHPSKDLVVVGVTGTNGKTSITWILEKIYQTCGITCGVIGTVNIRYPGTTIDSSVTTPDAVCLQKTMHDMKLAGVTHVIMEVSSHSLDQHRVDECEFNAAVFTNLTQDHLDYHDGFEDYFECKRTLFTKHLGPFKDGIRSKAVINIDNEYGARLAESIKPPVIRVSADRDADIRAINITDDIHGLKGTLDFSGVQAPLKSVLTGHFNLENILCAAGAALATGICPESIARGIAAFERVPGRLEKLSTELNRHIFVDYAHTPDALESILKTLAGRAPARLITVFGCGGDRDRTKRAPMGIMACKYSDIAIVSSDNPRSEDPEAIVDEIIEGIRAQGFKPIDPADSDPHPKGYIRMTDRAQALAFAVRISKPQDIIVAAGKGHETYQITNTGTIHFDDKEHLMDACTRLLTPKPWDLTDLCTALGCDAVTASGQEIASDAESTVFKGIGTDSRTIGPDMVFLALAGDRFDGHTFIPDQVEKGVSAFVVKQDYLDSLDLNQKKLMDKTNICFFQVLDTLAALGNLARYHRMRSNAKIAALTGSNGKTSTRQMAQDIFSQHHDTLATRGNLNNEIGVPLTLLRLADIHEWAVVEMGMSNPGEIERLSAIARPDIALITNTHGSHMQGVGTLEDVARAKSEIFKSLNPTGTAIIFADDPRVDILVEAARKEAKASELIRFGTHPDSEVRLSQVKSTDYGITFSLTMDGQAGQYTVPSPADFMAFNAAAAAALATAAGIDETDIAKGLQAFVPVKGRMHLRHLGNVIHLIDDTYNANPSSMTQALKVLNRMAGTNRGIAVLGDMLELGDQTQAHHRQVGHLAATLSPAKLLLFGTQVAQIREGALENGYPDDRIFMGSKQALEETLKQSIESENWVLLKGSRGMAMETLIPVLEEIPSNKAK, encoded by the coding sequence ATGCAGCTGACTGAAATCCTGAACACAACTGAAGTCGTGCTCACGCCTGATCAGGATCAGGCAGGTATCGGCAACACCTCCATCACCCATATCACCTGCGACTCCAGGCAGGTTGGCCCCGGATCACTATTCATCGCCGTGGACGGCCACGCCGCAGACGGCCACAACTACATTGCCCAGGCCCTGGACCAGGGGGCTGCAGCGGTTCTGGCCCAAAGAATCCCCCAGGAAGTATCCCCGGAACTGGCCCGTCAGATTGTCCTTTCCAAAAACACCCGCAAGGATACCGCCATTGCCGCAGCCAACTTTTTTGGCCACCCGTCAAAGGACCTGGTGGTGGTGGGCGTCACCGGAACCAACGGCAAGACCAGCATCACCTGGATTTTGGAAAAAATTTACCAGACCTGCGGCATCACCTGCGGCGTCATCGGCACGGTAAATATCAGATATCCGGGCACTACCATTGACAGTTCCGTCACCACTCCGGACGCGGTATGCCTGCAAAAAACCATGCACGACATGAAACTTGCCGGCGTCACCCATGTGATCATGGAGGTTTCCTCCCACAGCCTGGACCAGCACCGGGTGGATGAATGTGAATTTAATGCGGCCGTGTTCACCAACCTCACCCAGGATCATCTGGACTACCACGACGGATTCGAGGATTATTTTGAGTGCAAAAGAACCCTGTTCACCAAGCATTTAGGCCCGTTTAAAGACGGCATCCGGAGCAAGGCGGTCATCAACATTGACAATGAATACGGAGCCCGCCTGGCAGAGAGCATTAAGCCGCCTGTGATCCGGGTCAGTGCAGATCGTGATGCAGATATCAGGGCCATTAACATTACGGATGACATCCACGGATTGAAAGGCACCCTGGATTTCTCAGGTGTACAGGCCCCCCTGAAGTCAGTGCTCACGGGCCATTTCAACCTGGAAAACATCTTGTGTGCGGCCGGTGCAGCTTTAGCCACAGGAATCTGCCCGGAATCCATTGCCCGGGGCATTGCCGCCTTTGAAAGGGTACCAGGCCGACTGGAAAAACTGTCCACCGAACTGAACCGCCACATATTTGTGGACTATGCCCACACCCCGGACGCCCTTGAATCCATCCTGAAAACCCTTGCCGGCCGTGCCCCTGCCCGGCTGATCACGGTATTCGGGTGCGGCGGGGACCGGGACCGCACCAAACGCGCGCCCATGGGCATCATGGCCTGCAAATACTCGGACATCGCCATTGTCAGCTCGGACAATCCGCGATCCGAAGATCCCGAGGCCATTGTGGACGAAATCATTGAGGGTATTCGGGCCCAGGGGTTTAAACCCATCGATCCTGCCGACTCAGATCCTCACCCAAAAGGATACATCCGGATGACTGACAGGGCCCAAGCCCTCGCGTTCGCCGTTCGGATCTCAAAACCCCAGGATATTATCGTGGCGGCAGGCAAGGGACATGAAACCTATCAGATCACCAATACAGGCACCATCCACTTTGACGACAAGGAACACTTAATGGATGCCTGCACCCGCCTGCTGACGCCAAAACCCTGGGATCTGACGGATCTTTGCACAGCCCTTGGGTGCGATGCCGTCACCGCGTCCGGCCAGGAAATTGCCTCAGATGCGGAATCAACTGTTTTTAAAGGCATTGGTACCGATTCAAGAACCATCGGACCTGACATGGTATTTCTGGCATTGGCCGGAGATCGTTTTGACGGGCACACCTTTATCCCTGACCAGGTTGAAAAAGGGGTTTCAGCCTTTGTTGTCAAGCAAGACTATTTAGACAGCCTGGATTTAAATCAAAAAAAGCTGATGGACAAAACCAACATCTGCTTTTTTCAAGTGCTGGACACACTGGCTGCCTTGGGAAACCTGGCCCGGTACCACAGAATGCGCTCAAATGCAAAAATCGCCGCCCTGACAGGCTCAAACGGAAAAACATCCACCCGGCAAATGGCCCAGGACATCTTTTCCCAGCACCATGACACCTTAGCCACCCGGGGCAACCTGAACAATGAAATCGGTGTACCCCTGACCCTGCTCCGACTGGCGGATATCCATGAATGGGCCGTGGTGGAGATGGGCATGAGCAACCCGGGGGAAATCGAGCGGCTTTCAGCCATTGCCCGGCCCGACATTGCCCTGATCACCAACACCCACGGCTCACATATGCAAGGGGTTGGCACCCTGGAAGATGTGGCCCGGGCCAAATCTGAAATTTTTAAAAGCCTGAACCCTACCGGTACAGCCATTATTTTTGCCGATGACCCAAGGGTTGATATTCTTGTTGAGGCGGCAAGAAAAGAGGCTAAGGCATCAGAATTAATACGTTTCGGCACCCACCCAGACAGTGAGGTGCGCTTGTCACAGGTTAAATCCACAGACTACGGTATCACCTTTTCCCTGACCATGGATGGACAAGCAGGCCAATATACGGTACCCTCCCCGGCTGATTTCATGGCGTTTAATGCCGCCGCAGCCGCAGCTTTGGCAACGGCGGCAGGCATTGATGAAACAGACATCGCCAAGGGGCTCCAGGCTTTTGTTCCGGTCAAAGGCAGAATGCACTTAAGGCATCTTGGCAACGTGATTCATCTCATTGATGACACCTACAATGCCAATCCAAGCTCCATGACCCAGGCCCTGAAAGTCTTAAACCGCATGGCCGGCACCAACCGGGGCATTGCCGTGCTCGGGGACATGCTGGAGTTGGGAGACCAAACCCAGGCACACCACCGGCAGGTGGGGCACCTTGCGGCAACACTTTCCCCGGCAAAGCTTTTGCTGTTCGGCACCCAGGTCGCCCAGATCCGGGAAGGTGCATTGGAAAACGGATACCCGGATGACCGTATCTTCATGGGATCCAAACAGGCGTTGGAAGAAACCCTTAAACAATCAATAGAATCTGAAAATTGGGTACTGCTCAAGGGCTCCAGGGGAATGGCCATGGAAACCTTGATTCCGGTACTTGAAGAGATACCTTCTAATAAGGCGAAATAG
- a CDS encoding penicillin-binding protein 2 produces the protein MAPPPNEKLGPRILVIRFFLLLCLVGIVIRSFDIQILQGETLKKKAEDTYVRQVCIQGERGLILDRNLNKLGASIDAPNITADPTQIENAGQTAAMLVKILGGSRSEMEKKISRDRRFALLASRVSPAKAKAVKDLNIVGIYTQDNSKRFYPNRHLAAQVIGFTGKDDHGLEGLEFSYNGVLEGKTLKTQEYRDGQGTILDTGSPRREGLQGGTVVLTLDKKIQFFSEQALEQAVKEHRGKSGMAIVMQPATGEILAMAHYPEFNPNNYGDFSRSRYRNRAMTDAFEPGSIMKVITVASAIERGMAPKTIINCENGNYRVGRSVIHDTHPYDYLTPGQIIKFSSNIGAAKIAQDIGPKALHYYLKAFGFGNKTGINCPAESPGVILPLKRWTSIDAVAMSFGQGMSVTAVQLVSAVSAIANGGKLMKPLLVKKVLSNAGDVVEENTPCVVRQVISPKTTGIVKQMMARVVQEDGTGTKAAIPGYRICGKTSTAQKAAQGKKGYSSSRYTSAFAGFAPFDNPALAILVVVDEPKQNHYGGIVAAPAFKDIMARSFNYLNIAPNTDMIAALPREVFHAAD, from the coding sequence ATGGCGCCTCCCCCCAATGAAAAATTAGGCCCACGGATTCTTGTCATCCGTTTTTTTCTGCTGTTGTGTCTGGTGGGCATTGTCATCCGTTCCTTTGACATCCAGATCCTCCAGGGTGAGACCCTTAAAAAAAAGGCTGAAGACACCTATGTCCGACAGGTCTGTATCCAGGGAGAACGCGGACTGATCCTTGACCGGAACCTAAACAAACTGGGTGCCAGCATTGACGCCCCCAACATTACCGCAGATCCCACCCAGATTGAAAATGCCGGCCAGACGGCAGCCATGCTGGTCAAAATCCTGGGCGGCAGCCGGTCGGAAATGGAAAAAAAAATATCCCGGGACCGCAGGTTTGCCCTTCTGGCAAGCCGGGTGTCTCCGGCCAAGGCCAAAGCGGTAAAAGATCTGAATATTGTCGGCATCTATACCCAGGACAACTCCAAACGGTTTTATCCCAACCGGCACCTGGCAGCCCAGGTCATCGGATTCACCGGCAAAGATGACCACGGTCTTGAGGGACTGGAATTCTCTTATAATGGTGTGCTGGAAGGCAAAACCCTGAAAACCCAGGAATACAGGGACGGCCAGGGCACAATCCTTGATACAGGCAGTCCCCGGCGTGAAGGGCTTCAGGGGGGCACAGTCGTTTTGACCCTGGATAAAAAAATTCAGTTCTTCAGCGAACAGGCCCTGGAACAGGCTGTGAAAGAACACCGGGGAAAATCGGGTATGGCCATTGTGATGCAGCCTGCCACGGGTGAAATTCTTGCCATGGCCCACTACCCTGAGTTCAATCCCAACAACTATGGGGATTTCAGCCGCAGCCGCTACAGAAACAGAGCAATGACCGACGCATTTGAGCCAGGCTCCATCATGAAAGTGATCACCGTGGCCTCGGCCATTGAACGGGGCATGGCTCCCAAAACCATTATCAATTGTGAAAACGGCAACTACCGCGTGGGCAGATCCGTCATCCATGACACCCATCCATATGATTACCTGACCCCCGGCCAGATTATAAAATTTTCATCCAACATCGGGGCGGCCAAAATCGCCCAGGACATAGGTCCCAAGGCCCTGCACTATTACCTGAAAGCCTTTGGATTCGGCAACAAAACCGGCATCAACTGCCCGGCAGAAAGCCCGGGTGTCATTCTACCGTTGAAGCGCTGGACAAGCATTGACGCGGTGGCCATGTCCTTTGGCCAGGGCATGTCGGTGACGGCGGTCCAGCTTGTCAGCGCCGTATCCGCCATAGCCAACGGCGGGAAATTAATGAAACCCCTGCTGGTTAAAAAAGTGCTTTCCAATGCAGGTGACGTTGTCGAGGAAAACACCCCCTGCGTGGTCCGCCAGGTGATTTCCCCCAAAACCACAGGGATTGTAAAACAGATGATGGCCCGGGTGGTCCAGGAAGACGGCACAGGCACCAAAGCCGCCATCCCAGGCTACCGGATATGCGGCAAAACCAGCACCGCCCAGAAAGCAGCCCAAGGCAAAAAAGGATATTCCAGTTCCAGATACACGTCCGCCTTTGCAGGCTTTGCCCCCTTTGACAACCCGGCCCTGGCCATTCTGGTGGTGGTGGACGAACCCAAACAAAACCATTACGGCGGCATTGTGGCGGCACCGGCCTTCAAGGATATCATGGCCCGGTCCTTTAACTATCTGAACATTGCCCCCAACACAGACATGATAGCAGCATTACCCCGGGAGGTGTTCCATGCAGCTGACTGA
- a CDS encoding ATP-binding protein has product MMSSSQQSIFNEVNRRNRLKTIYNEYFETSREPLLLVSDHGIILRSNKRFARLSLYSTLELVDQNIDNLFSLTDDSTPLFPLHERMLDRPLLTLNTLMRQKAGTQKPLEIFVCPLYLDDRNQNVYQVLVKENFTPSLDRFSRKTAMNAQWLKSIGALAGGIAHNFNNIMTSLYGNITLAKLEIKDNPKALTYLQKAESSMEEAARLTRELLTFAKGGSPLKEHFNLEPLIRQITSLTLAGSDIQLNLAAPKDLWHIDADRKQLEQVVGNIVMNARHAMAEKGTGTVFIELENFTLSEDNRLPIAKGTYIRITFRDQGCGIPKKSLDRIFDPYYTTKHDSCGMGLSICYSIISRHKGHISAASQTGGGTVVTIYLPAQIHPSQSK; this is encoded by the coding sequence ATGATGAGCTCTTCCCAGCAGTCCATATTTAACGAAGTCAACCGACGGAACCGGTTGAAAACGATTTACAATGAATATTTTGAAACATCCCGGGAACCACTGTTGCTGGTATCTGACCACGGTATAATCCTGCGGTCCAACAAACGCTTTGCAAGGTTGTCCCTGTACAGTACGCTTGAACTTGTGGATCAAAATATTGATAATCTGTTTTCCCTGACAGACGATTCAACACCACTTTTTCCCCTGCATGAAAGAATGCTTGACCGTCCGCTTTTAACCTTGAACACACTGATGCGCCAAAAAGCGGGAACCCAAAAGCCCTTGGAAATATTTGTCTGCCCGCTTTATCTTGATGACCGGAATCAGAACGTATATCAAGTTCTCGTAAAAGAAAACTTTACACCTTCACTGGACAGGTTTTCCCGGAAAACCGCGATGAATGCCCAATGGTTAAAGTCCATCGGGGCGTTGGCCGGGGGGATTGCCCATAATTTCAACAATATCATGACAAGCCTGTACGGAAATATCACCCTGGCCAAGCTTGAAATAAAAGACAACCCCAAAGCCCTGACCTACCTTCAAAAAGCAGAATCATCCATGGAGGAGGCAGCCCGGCTTACCAGAGAGCTTCTCACCTTTGCCAAAGGCGGCTCACCTTTAAAGGAACACTTTAACCTTGAGCCCTTGATCCGACAGATTACCTCGCTGACCCTGGCCGGATCCGACATCCAGCTGAATCTGGCAGCTCCCAAGGATCTGTGGCACATTGATGCCGACAGAAAGCAGTTGGAGCAAGTGGTGGGGAACATCGTGATGAACGCCCGCCATGCCATGGCCGAGAAAGGCACCGGCACCGTGTTCATTGAACTGGAAAATTTCACTTTGTCAGAAGACAACCGCCTGCCCATTGCCAAAGGGACTTATATCAGAATCACTTTCCGGGACCAGGGATGCGGAATCCCCAAAAAAAGCCTGGACAGAATCTTTGACCCCTATTACACCACCAAGCATGACAGCTGCGGCATGGGGCTTTCCATCTGCTATTCCATCATCAGCCGCCACAAAGGCCATATATCCGCTGCATCCCAAACCGGGGGCGGCACAGTGGTTACCATCTACCTGCCGGCCCAGATCCATCCCTCCCAAAGCAAATAG
- a CDS encoding cell division protein FtsL translates to MNTPRKKSDAIQNQTGLLWFFLIIVLAAELICNAWIRSESNQAMIMIAKTEHRIQELADYRQALGVEIERLKSDTRITRIARTRLGLAPDIFNETIYLPEGKN, encoded by the coding sequence GTGAACACACCACGAAAAAAATCTGATGCCATCCAAAACCAGACCGGACTGCTGTGGTTTTTTCTTATCATTGTGCTGGCCGCCGAACTCATTTGCAACGCCTGGATCAGAAGCGAATCCAACCAGGCCATGATCATGATTGCAAAAACCGAACACCGAATCCAGGAACTGGCGGATTACCGGCAGGCCCTGGGTGTGGAAATCGAGCGTCTTAAATCCGACACACGGATCACCCGTATCGCCCGTACCCGTTTGGGGCTGGCACCGGACATCTTTAATGAAACCATTTACCTGCCCGAAGGAAAAAATTAA
- a CDS encoding DUF4340 domain-containing protein, with amino-acid sequence MKKEYIILIILIICLGAYLGFKQDNQVHYELPTIPQVDTTRIDHLEISKADRVVTLNKSETGWTVTDKKFPANTDDVDQMLNTLKEIKLSALVSEAKDLIRYELDDPHAVKVKALAGNEVLRTLAIGKTAPSYNHTFIYLNDKDRTVYQANGNFNGKFDKPAGDFRDKQVLAFDPESMKKITLEKQGKTVTLVKAPAPEKPDQKKEDVQKDLTAENTTPEKATWKNEDGSDVDQKTISDLLSSLSKLECQTFLNDDDAAQLKEKAPSCKISLENDKTFVLNLFDKNNDQDVEGSCTYTPYAFTLTSYKAEDIVSYTDKLMGIEKQDSTESGQE; translated from the coding sequence ATGAAAAAAGAATACATTATTTTAATCATTCTCATTATCTGCTTGGGTGCATACCTCGGTTTTAAACAGGACAACCAGGTTCATTATGAACTGCCCACAATTCCCCAGGTGGATACCACCCGCATTGACCACCTGGAAATCTCAAAGGCAGACCGGGTGGTGACGCTTAACAAAAGCGAAACCGGCTGGACCGTTACCGACAAAAAATTCCCGGCAAATACCGATGACGTAGACCAGATGCTGAACACCTTAAAGGAGATCAAGCTATCCGCACTGGTTTCCGAGGCAAAGGATCTTATCAGATATGAACTGGATGATCCCCATGCCGTAAAGGTCAAGGCACTGGCCGGCAATGAGGTGCTGCGCACCCTTGCCATCGGTAAAACAGCCCCCAGTTACAACCATACATTCATCTATCTAAACGACAAGGACCGGACCGTATACCAGGCCAACGGCAATTTCAACGGCAAGTTCGACAAACCAGCTGGTGATTTCAGGGATAAACAAGTACTTGCCTTTGACCCGGAAAGCATGAAAAAAATCACCCTGGAAAAGCAGGGAAAAACCGTCACTCTGGTAAAAGCGCCGGCGCCTGAAAAACCGGATCAGAAAAAAGAAGACGTCCAAAAGGATTTAACCGCAGAAAACACGACACCTGAAAAAGCGACCTGGAAAAACGAAGACGGCTCAGACGTGGATCAAAAAACCATATCCGATCTTCTGTCATCTTTATCAAAGCTCGAATGCCAAACCTTTCTAAATGACGATGATGCTGCCCAACTAAAAGAAAAAGCGCCCTCATGTAAAATTTCACTTGAAAACGATAAAACTTTCGTTTTAAATCTGTTCGACAAAAATAATGATCAGGATGTGGAAGGGTCATGCACATATACCCCCTATGCCTTTACCCTGACCAGTTATAAAGCCGAAGATATTGTTTCATACACGGACAAACTTATGGGCATAGAAAAACAGGACAGCACTGAATCCGGCCAGGAGTGA
- the mraZ gene encoding division/cell wall cluster transcriptional repressor MraZ, with the protein MQHSTKKAAQVFRSSSCHTIDGKGRLIIPARFRKVLKAEDEYGIVVSIKDGCIFAFTFSEWKAIEDRLKTVKTAAMQSFKRFFLGNACPLTCDRQDRVLIPQNLRAYAQIDKEVVLVGVLDRFEIWAKEQWEQEQTKMEQELKREDVREEIASIGL; encoded by the coding sequence ATGCAGCATTCAACAAAAAAGGCCGCTCAAGTGTTCCGATCAAGTTCCTGTCATACCATTGATGGTAAAGGAAGACTCATCATCCCGGCACGATTCAGAAAAGTGCTCAAAGCGGAGGATGAATACGGAATTGTGGTTTCAATAAAGGACGGCTGCATCTTCGCCTTTACCTTCAGCGAATGGAAGGCTATTGAGGACCGCTTAAAAACGGTCAAAACGGCAGCCATGCAGAGCTTTAAACGTTTCTTTCTGGGAAATGCCTGTCCGCTGACATGCGATAGACAAGACAGGGTTTTAATTCCCCAGAATCTCAGAGCCTATGCACAGATCGACAAAGAGGTTGTTCTTGTGGGGGTTCTGGACCGGTTTGAAATCTGGGCAAAAGAACAATGGGAGCAGGAGCAAACGAAAATGGAGCAGGAGCTTAAGCGGGAGGACGTCCGAGAAGAGATTGCTTCCATAGGGTTATAA